A single genomic interval of Mycobacterium sp. DL592 harbors:
- a CDS encoding haloalkane dehalogenase, producing MQTLRTPDDRFAELPDFAYRPHYAELDDDEGGTLRVAWVEHGPAHADPILMLHGEPTWSFLYRKMIPILAAAGHRVICPDLVGFGRSDKPLEREDHTYARHVEWMRSLAFDVLDLQRVTLVGQDWGGLIGLRLAAENPDRFSRIVVANTGLPTGDFDMPEIWWQFRTAIENAPSVDVSLFVISGCRRPVSPEVRAGYDAPFPDDAYCAGPRAMPTLVPTRPDDPASEANRRAWAVLSQSPTPMLVAFSDGDPITGAMAPIFTSQMRGAQGIEHPTIHDAGHFLQEDAGEELAEHIVNFLS from the coding sequence GTGCAGACACTGCGTACTCCCGACGACAGATTCGCCGAGCTTCCCGACTTTGCCTACCGGCCGCACTACGCCGAACTCGACGACGACGAAGGCGGGACGCTGCGGGTCGCCTGGGTCGAACACGGCCCCGCTCACGCCGACCCGATCCTGATGTTGCACGGCGAGCCGACCTGGTCGTTCCTGTACCGCAAGATGATCCCGATTCTCGCCGCCGCGGGGCATCGGGTGATCTGCCCCGATCTGGTCGGCTTCGGCCGCTCCGACAAGCCGCTCGAACGTGAGGACCACACCTACGCCCGACACGTCGAGTGGATGCGGTCACTGGCGTTCGACGTGCTTGACCTGCAGCGGGTGACGCTGGTCGGTCAGGACTGGGGTGGGTTGATCGGTCTGCGGCTGGCCGCCGAGAACCCCGACCGGTTCAGCCGCATCGTGGTCGCAAACACTGGCCTACCGACCGGGGACTTCGACATGCCCGAGATCTGGTGGCAGTTCCGCACAGCCATCGAGAACGCCCCGAGCGTGGACGTGAGCCTGTTCGTGATCAGTGGCTGCCGGCGGCCGGTCAGCCCTGAGGTGCGGGCCGGCTATGACGCGCCGTTCCCCGACGACGCCTACTGCGCTGGCCCGCGGGCCATGCCCACGCTGGTGCCGACCCGCCCGGATGACCCGGCGTCGGAGGCCAACCGCCGGGCCTGGGCCGTGCTGTCGCAGAGCCCCACCCCGATGCTGGTGGCGTTCAGCGACGGCGACCCGATCACCGGTGCGATGGCCCCGATCTTCACCTCGCAGATGCGCGGCGCCCAGGGCATCGAGCACCCGACGATCCACGACGCCGGGCACTTCCTGCAGGAGGACGCCGGCGAGGAGCTCGCCGAACACATCGTGAATTTCTTGAGCTAG
- the tgt gene encoding tRNA guanosine(34) transglycosylase Tgt yields MPFFTVDAELPGRRGRKGVIHTPHGDIQTPAFVAVGTKATVKAVLPETMRDLGAQAVLANAYHLYLQPGPDIVDEAGGLGAFMNWPGPTFTDSGGFQVLSLGAGFRKVLSMDANRVQADDVIAEGKQRLAHVDDDGVTFISHLDGSTHRFTPEVSMQIQHKIGADIIFAFDELTTLVNTRGYQEESVARTHAWAQRCLTEHRRLSAQRPERPAQALFGVVQGAQYEDLRRQASRDLAGLVDADGRGFDGYGIGGALEKQNLATIVGWCTEELPDDKPRHLLGISEPDDLFAAIEAGADTFDCVSPSRVARNAAVYSPAGRFNINTARFRRDFTPIDDACDCYTCAHYTRAYLHHLFKAKEMLSATLCTIHNERFIVRLVDQIRAAIGAGEFDDLREDVLGRYYGAAR; encoded by the coding sequence GTGCCTTTTTTCACCGTCGACGCGGAGCTACCCGGGCGGCGGGGACGCAAAGGCGTCATCCACACCCCACACGGCGACATCCAGACCCCGGCCTTTGTCGCGGTCGGTACCAAGGCCACCGTCAAGGCGGTGCTGCCCGAGACGATGCGCGATCTCGGCGCGCAGGCGGTGCTGGCGAACGCCTACCACCTGTACCTGCAGCCCGGCCCCGACATCGTCGACGAAGCCGGCGGTCTCGGTGCGTTCATGAACTGGCCGGGCCCGACGTTCACCGACAGCGGCGGGTTCCAGGTGCTCTCGCTGGGTGCGGGGTTTCGCAAGGTGCTGTCGATGGATGCCAACCGGGTTCAGGCCGACGACGTGATCGCCGAGGGCAAGCAGCGGCTGGCCCATGTCGACGACGACGGCGTCACGTTCATCTCACACCTGGACGGCTCTACGCACCGGTTCACTCCCGAGGTGTCGATGCAGATCCAGCACAAGATCGGCGCGGACATCATCTTCGCCTTCGACGAGCTGACCACGTTGGTGAATACCCGTGGTTACCAAGAGGAATCGGTGGCCCGAACCCACGCCTGGGCGCAGCGCTGCCTGACCGAGCACCGGCGCCTGAGCGCCCAGCGCCCCGAGCGGCCCGCGCAGGCGTTGTTCGGTGTGGTGCAGGGCGCGCAGTACGAGGACCTGCGCCGCCAGGCGTCGCGTGACCTCGCGGGCCTGGTCGATGCGGACGGCCGTGGTTTCGACGGGTACGGCATCGGCGGGGCGCTGGAGAAGCAGAACCTCGCCACGATCGTCGGCTGGTGCACCGAGGAGTTGCCCGACGACAAGCCGCGCCACCTGCTCGGCATCAGTGAGCCGGATGACCTGTTCGCGGCGATCGAGGCGGGCGCGGACACCTTCGACTGTGTGTCTCCGTCCCGGGTGGCGCGCAACGCTGCGGTGTATTCACCGGCTGGCCGGTTCAACATCAACACCGCCCGGTTCCGGCGCGACTTCACCCCGATCGACGACGCGTGCGACTGCTATACCTGCGCCCACTACACCCGGGCTTACCTGCACCACCTGTTCAAGGCCAAGGAGATGCTGTCCGCGACGCTGTGCACGATCCACAACGAGCGCTTCATCGTCCGGCTGGTCGACCAGATCCGCGCCGCCATCGGCGCCGGCGAGTTCGACGACCTGCGCGAGGACGTCCTGGGCCGCTACTACGGTGCCGCCCGCTGA
- a CDS encoding cytochrome P450 — MTAPAPAQALLVELLDPANRADPYPVYRQIRESGVLQVPDNDLHVFSGFADCDEVLRHPASCSDRTKSTIAQRAIAAGQQLRPFGTPGFLFLDPPDHTRLRRLVSKAFSPKVVKSLEPDIAAMVDGLLDKVAATGEFEAIEDLAYPLPVAVICRLLGVPIEDEPKFSWASALLAQGLDPFIAFTGQAQGFEERLEAGLWLRSYLRELMEKRRAEPAEDLISGLIAVEESGDQLTEDEIVATCNLLLIAGHETTVNLIANAILAMLRHPQHWRALSADAELAAGIIEETLRYDPPVQLVGRVAGEDMTIGGVDIPKGDNMMLLLAAAHRDPSANERPDEFDPSREPLRHLAFAKGPHFCLGAPLARLEAAVALSAVTKRFPNARLAGEPEYKPNVTLRGMTSLAVDLG; from the coding sequence ATGACCGCTCCGGCACCAGCGCAGGCGCTGCTCGTCGAACTCCTCGACCCGGCCAACCGCGCCGACCCCTACCCGGTGTACCGGCAGATCCGCGAGAGCGGAGTGCTGCAGGTGCCCGACAACGACCTGCACGTCTTCTCCGGGTTCGCCGACTGCGACGAGGTACTGCGCCATCCGGCCTCGTGCAGCGACCGGACGAAGTCGACCATCGCCCAACGCGCGATCGCCGCGGGCCAGCAGCTGCGGCCGTTCGGCACCCCGGGCTTTCTGTTCCTCGATCCCCCTGACCACACCCGGCTGCGCCGGCTGGTCAGCAAGGCGTTCTCGCCCAAGGTCGTCAAGTCCCTCGAACCCGATATCGCCGCCATGGTCGACGGCCTGCTCGACAAGGTCGCCGCCACGGGCGAATTCGAGGCGATCGAGGACCTGGCCTACCCCCTTCCCGTCGCGGTGATCTGCCGGCTCCTCGGTGTCCCGATCGAGGACGAGCCCAAATTCAGCTGGGCCTCGGCACTGCTGGCCCAGGGTCTGGACCCGTTCATCGCGTTCACCGGTCAGGCCCAGGGCTTCGAGGAGCGCCTGGAGGCCGGGCTGTGGCTGCGCAGCTATCTGCGTGAGCTGATGGAGAAGCGGCGCGCCGAGCCCGCCGAGGACCTGATCTCCGGACTCATCGCCGTCGAGGAATCCGGTGACCAGCTCACCGAGGACGAGATCGTCGCCACCTGCAACCTGCTGCTGATCGCCGGGCACGAGACCACGGTCAACCTGATCGCCAACGCGATCCTGGCGATGCTGCGCCACCCGCAACACTGGCGGGCATTGAGCGCCGACGCCGAGCTGGCCGCAGGCATCATCGAGGAGACGCTGCGCTACGACCCGCCGGTTCAGCTCGTCGGCCGGGTCGCCGGTGAGGACATGACGATCGGCGGCGTCGACATCCCCAAGGGCGACAACATGATGCTGCTGCTGGCCGCGGCGCACCGCGACCCGTCGGCCAACGAACGGCCTGACGAGTTCGACCCGAGCCGGGAACCCCTGCGCCATCTGGCCTTTGCGAAGGGTCCGCACTTCTGCCTGGGTGCACCGCTGGCGCGGCTCGAGGCGGCTGTCGCGTTGTCGGCGGTGACGAAACGCTTCCCAAACGCGCGACTAGCCGGTGAACCCGAGTACAAGCCGAACGTCACACTGCGGGGTATGACGTCGCTTGCCGTCGACCTGGGTTAA
- a CDS encoding FAD-dependent oxidoreductase, translating to MANTTRRDADVIIVGAGLSGMIAARTVLAAGLQPLVLEADERVGGRILTEEVAPGLAVELGAQWIGDTHHRMFALAEELGVQTYPQFDEGQTSYELVGSGVLGENDFHTRFAGELAELERVLRRLDELAAEVPPDAPWLAPHAEEWDVITAADWYDAQGLAPVARTLLEICTVGILAVPTVEVSFLHLLFTVQTCGVTAELFAESEGGAQTTRFVGGTSEIPNRLAALISEHIVLKAPVLLIEHAADRVTVHCRGGLVAQGRRVIVAISPTLAGRIMYDPPLPGVRDQLTQRMPNGSAMKAFFVYDEPFWRSEGFNGQLISDIGPARMSNDTCLPDDDHGVILMFLEGEQARDYARWSLEDRREALTAELVRHYGSKAAKPQFYVDGEWSDRQWTRGCYNANHGPHVWTTYGSALSAPIGTIHWASTDTATFWSAYMEGAVEAGERAAAEVIAALGN from the coding sequence ATGGCAAATACCACCCGCCGGGACGCCGACGTCATCATCGTCGGCGCCGGACTGTCCGGAATGATCGCCGCCCGCACCGTTCTCGCAGCCGGGCTGCAACCACTGGTTCTGGAGGCCGACGAGCGGGTCGGGGGCCGGATCCTCACCGAAGAGGTGGCGCCCGGCCTGGCCGTGGAACTCGGGGCTCAGTGGATCGGCGACACTCACCACCGGATGTTCGCGCTGGCCGAAGAGCTCGGTGTACAGACCTACCCGCAGTTCGACGAGGGCCAGACCTCCTACGAACTGGTGGGCTCAGGTGTGCTGGGCGAGAACGACTTCCATACCCGCTTCGCCGGCGAGCTGGCCGAGTTGGAGCGCGTCCTGCGCCGCCTCGACGAGCTGGCGGCCGAGGTTCCGCCGGACGCACCGTGGCTGGCCCCGCACGCCGAGGAGTGGGACGTCATCACCGCGGCAGACTGGTACGACGCGCAGGGCCTGGCACCAGTGGCGCGCACGCTGCTGGAGATCTGCACCGTCGGCATTCTCGCGGTGCCCACCGTCGAGGTGTCGTTCCTGCATTTGTTGTTCACCGTCCAAACCTGCGGTGTCACAGCGGAATTGTTCGCCGAATCCGAGGGCGGCGCACAAACCACCCGGTTCGTTGGCGGCACCAGCGAGATCCCCAATCGGCTGGCCGCGCTGATCTCCGAGCACATCGTGCTGAAGGCTCCGGTGCTGCTGATCGAGCACGCCGCCGATCGCGTCACCGTGCACTGCCGCGGCGGGCTGGTGGCCCAGGGCCGACGCGTCATCGTCGCGATCTCGCCGACGCTGGCCGGGCGGATCATGTACGACCCGCCGCTGCCCGGTGTCCGCGATCAGCTCACCCAGCGGATGCCCAACGGCTCGGCCATGAAGGCCTTCTTTGTCTACGACGAACCGTTCTGGCGCTCAGAGGGTTTCAATGGTCAGCTGATCTCCGATATCGGCCCGGCCCGGATGTCCAACGACACCTGTCTGCCCGACGACGACCACGGCGTGATCCTGATGTTCCTCGAAGGTGAGCAGGCCCGCGACTACGCCCGCTGGTCGTTGGAGGACCGGCGCGAGGCCCTGACCGCCGAACTGGTCCGCCACTACGGAAGCAAGGCCGCCAAGCCGCAGTTCTACGTCGACGGCGAGTGGTCGGATCGGCAGTGGACTCGCGGCTGCTACAACGCCAATCACGGCCCCCACGTGTGGACCACCTACGGCTCGGCGCTCAGCGCGCCGATCGGGACCATCCACTGGGCGTCCACCGACACCGCCACGTTCTGGAGCGCCTACATGGAGGGCGCGGTCGAAGCCGGGGAGCGTGCCGCCGCGGAAGTCATTGCCGCACTGGGCAATTAA
- a CDS encoding amino acid ABC transporter ATP-binding protein, with translation MTDSEKTDGVEYRVTAEGVEKAFGDNKVLRGVSFKVQKGTATTIIGPSGSGKTTLLRTLNALDRADAGVIRVDDIELDFSQPVPKPEVRRFQSRSGFVFQGHNLFPHKTVLENVTEGPLIVQKRPKDEVIAEALALLDQVGLAEKRDQYPYELSGGQQQRVGIARALALKPRLVLFDEPTSALDPELVGEVLSVIKDLAVEGWTLVIVTHEIQFARQVSDQVLFTDQGIILEQGPPSEVIGNPKEARTRQFLERVLNPL, from the coding sequence ATGACTGACAGCGAGAAGACCGACGGCGTCGAGTATCGCGTCACCGCCGAGGGGGTCGAGAAGGCGTTCGGCGACAACAAGGTACTCAGGGGCGTCTCGTTCAAGGTGCAGAAGGGCACGGCGACCACCATCATCGGGCCGTCCGGTTCCGGAAAGACCACCTTGTTGCGCACCCTCAACGCGCTCGATCGGGCCGACGCCGGGGTGATCCGAGTCGACGATATCGAGCTCGACTTCTCTCAGCCGGTGCCCAAGCCAGAGGTCCGCAGGTTCCAGTCGCGCAGCGGCTTCGTGTTCCAGGGGCACAACCTGTTTCCGCACAAGACGGTGCTGGAGAACGTCACCGAAGGGCCGCTGATCGTCCAGAAGCGCCCCAAGGACGAAGTCATCGCCGAGGCCCTCGCCCTGCTCGATCAGGTCGGGCTGGCCGAGAAACGCGACCAGTACCCCTATGAACTGTCCGGCGGTCAACAGCAACGGGTGGGCATCGCCCGGGCGCTGGCGCTCAAACCCCGACTGGTGCTCTTCGACGAGCCGACGTCGGCCCTCGATCCCGAGCTCGTCGGCGAAGTGCTCTCGGTGATCAAGGACCTCGCGGTCGAAGGTTGGACCCTGGTCATCGTGACTCACGAAATCCAGTTCGCCAGGCAGGTTTCCGATCAGGTGCTGTTCACCGACCAGGGCATCATCCTCGAGCAGGGCCCGCCGTCGGAGGTCATCGGCAACCCGAAAGAGGCCCGGACCCGGCAATTCCTGGAACGGGTGCTCAACCCCCTCTAG
- a CDS encoding ABC transporter permease subunit (The N-terminal region of this protein, as described by TIGR01726, is a three transmembrane segment that identifies a subfamily of ABC transporter permease subunits, which specificities that include histidine, arginine, glutamine, glutamate, L-cystine (sic), the opines (in Agrobacterium) octopine and nopaline, etc.), which yields MPRYVRRALLALVLLAALLSAACGSSETGADRISSSGVLRVGTEGTYAPFSYQDPATGQLAGYDVDVANAVGERLGKKVEFVQTPWDSIFAALEANRFDVVANEVTITPERKSKYDISEPYSVGEGVVITRANDNSITSVADLKGKTVGATVTSNWAQVSRDAGAKLEPVEGFTQAITLLNQGRVDAVVNDSIAFHAYQAETNDQSVKIGATIGEKSEQGFAARKNSGLLPELNKALDELKADGTLAAISQKYLKANVTGESAAGGTEPGHRSVWKLIADNLWPLAKAAITVTIPLTVISFVIGLVIALVVALGRLSKNIVVSNVARFYISIIRGTPLLVQLFIIFFALPQIGIKLEPFLAAVIAFSLNVGGYAAEIIRSAIQSIPKGQWEAAETIGYNYAGALRRIILPQAARVAVPPLSNTLISLVKDTSLASTILVTELLRTAQVAAAPTFEFFALYGTAAVYYWIICLVLSFGQSRLEHRLERYVAR from the coding sequence GTGCCCCGCTATGTCCGAAGAGCCCTGCTCGCGCTCGTCCTGCTCGCCGCGCTGCTGAGCGCGGCCTGCGGATCCAGTGAAACCGGCGCCGACCGCATCTCGTCCTCGGGTGTCCTGCGAGTGGGCACCGAGGGTACCTATGCACCGTTCAGCTACCAGGATCCTGCCACCGGGCAGCTTGCCGGCTACGACGTCGACGTCGCCAATGCGGTCGGCGAGCGGCTCGGCAAGAAGGTCGAGTTCGTCCAGACCCCATGGGATTCCATCTTCGCCGCGCTCGAAGCCAACCGATTCGACGTGGTGGCCAACGAAGTCACCATCACCCCCGAGCGCAAGAGCAAATACGATATCTCCGAGCCGTACTCGGTGGGCGAAGGTGTCGTCATCACCCGGGCCAACGACAACTCGATCACGTCGGTGGCCGACCTCAAGGGCAAGACCGTAGGCGCGACGGTCACCAGCAACTGGGCTCAGGTGTCCCGTGACGCCGGCGCGAAGCTGGAACCGGTGGAGGGCTTCACCCAGGCGATCACCCTGCTCAACCAGGGCCGGGTCGACGCTGTAGTCAACGACAGCATCGCCTTCCACGCCTATCAGGCCGAGACCAACGACCAGTCGGTCAAGATCGGCGCCACCATCGGGGAGAAGAGCGAGCAGGGCTTCGCCGCCCGCAAGAACAGCGGCCTGCTGCCCGAGCTGAACAAGGCACTCGACGAGCTCAAGGCGGACGGCACCCTGGCCGCGATTTCGCAGAAGTACCTGAAGGCCAATGTCACCGGGGAATCGGCAGCCGGCGGCACGGAACCCGGACACCGCTCGGTGTGGAAGCTGATCGCCGACAACCTGTGGCCGTTGGCCAAGGCCGCGATCACGGTGACCATTCCGCTGACCGTCATCAGCTTCGTCATCGGCCTGGTGATCGCGCTGGTGGTTGCGCTGGGCCGGTTGTCGAAGAACATCGTCGTGTCGAACGTCGCCCGGTTCTACATCTCCATCATTCGGGGCACGCCGCTGCTGGTGCAGCTGTTCATCATCTTCTTCGCGCTGCCGCAGATCGGGATCAAACTCGAGCCGTTCCTCGCCGCGGTGATCGCGTTCAGCCTCAACGTCGGCGGCTACGCGGCCGAGATCATCCGCTCGGCGATCCAGAGCATCCCGAAGGGCCAGTGGGAGGCCGCCGAGACCATCGGCTACAACTACGCCGGTGCGCTGCGCCGGATCATCCTGCCGCAGGCCGCCCGGGTGGCGGTGCCGCCGCTGTCGAACACGCTGATATCACTGGTGAAAGACACGTCGCTGGCCTCGACGATTCTGGTCACCGAACTGCTGCGCACCGCACAGGTGGCCGCCGCGCCGACCTTCGAGTTCTTCGCGCTCTACGGCACGGCGGCGGTGTACTACTGGATCATCTGCCTGGTGCTCTCGTTCGGCCAGAGCCGCCTCGAGCACCGGCTGGAAAGGTATGTGGCGCGATGA
- the gluQRS gene encoding tRNA glutamyl-Q(34) synthetase GluQRS — protein MNGAGRFAPSPSADLHIGNLRTAVLAWLFARSTGRRFLVRVEDLDDRTHDDVAQRQLADLATIGITWDEQPQWQSAHRDRYNTVVDELAAAGLVYECYCSRRDILSAPRAPHAPEGAYPGTCRELSDSDRAVKRAARPPALRLRASTPEYTVTDLLHGTYTGVVDDFVLRRGDGVPAYNLAVVVDDAQSGVDQVVRGDDLLASAPRQAYLAALLGYPRPVYAHVPLALNADGKRLAKRDGAVTLAEIGTDAALAQIAESLGFTATTTPEMLAEFDPDRLPREPWIYQPR, from the coding sequence GTGAATGGCGCGGGCCGCTTCGCACCCAGCCCGTCAGCCGACCTGCACATCGGAAACCTGCGCACGGCAGTGCTGGCGTGGCTGTTCGCCCGGTCGACGGGCAGGCGGTTTCTGGTGCGGGTCGAAGACCTCGACGACCGCACCCACGACGACGTCGCGCAGCGCCAACTCGCCGACCTGGCCACCATCGGGATCACGTGGGACGAACAACCGCAGTGGCAGTCCGCGCACCGCGACCGCTACAACACTGTCGTGGACGAGCTGGCCGCAGCCGGGCTGGTGTACGAATGTTATTGCAGCAGAAGGGATATCCTCAGCGCACCCCGCGCGCCGCACGCCCCGGAGGGGGCCTATCCCGGCACCTGTCGCGAGCTGTCCGACAGCGACCGCGCCGTCAAACGCGCCGCACGGCCACCGGCGCTGCGGTTGCGGGCCTCGACCCCCGAGTACACCGTGACCGATCTGCTGCACGGCACCTACACCGGAGTGGTCGACGATTTCGTCCTGCGCCGCGGTGACGGTGTGCCCGCCTACAACCTCGCCGTCGTCGTCGACGATGCCCAAAGCGGTGTCGACCAGGTGGTCCGCGGCGACGACCTCCTGGCGTCCGCACCGCGGCAGGCCTACCTGGCCGCCCTGCTGGGCTATCCTCGGCCGGTCTACGCCCATGTGCCGCTGGCGCTCAACGCCGACGGTAAACGTCTGGCCAAACGTGACGGTGCGGTGACCCTGGCCGAGATCGGGACCGACGCCGCGTTGGCGCAGATCGCCGAATCCCTGGGATTCACCGCGACGACGACACCCGAGATGTTGGCGGAATTCGATCCGGACCGCCTGCCGCGCGAGCCGTGGATATACCAGCCTCGGTGA